ggagggtagaaacaacacccccccccccccccacacacacacacacacacacacatgcattgatgtcagtacagtgctgttacATTGAGTTTCACTAGAGGAAGCCCTGGGAGCAATCAGGcctaatcttacctagtgttcctttaaatcatcTCAGTTCATTTGATATATTTAAATAGTGATTATACACACTGTGTCCACAAGCATTTGTACGTTGTATTTGTTTACAGCAAATATACTAGCCCTGAGAGCAAGGAGGCGGCgaaccactgttgacccactgagggcaaagttggaggtccactagtgttttacacagagtattctgggcggaccactgctgattaaacagaattttagacaaaatgccacatttttagcacttttccattcacagtccaatttacattttttccttcattagattatttttgttattctttataaataagatcagtaaataattttaatccaacacagtgtcaacattttcagcatttaaccattttatactcattattaaatctctcagagttgtttgtaatatttgtattagtgtgttttccagaataaaagtctctgtgaatgtaaaatctgtgtgaggagattataaatgagttctatcctgtacaggacagtaatctgagtggaccagcagtggtcaaGGTAGGCATACTCACGGTAGGTCGCGtgaaacctctctctctctctctgtcagacaCGGAGATACAAAAATATGAGACAGTCGAGtcctgaaaatatgaaaatatccACACAGCAGACCCTCCCGCGCGTGCGTGGATCCGCCCTGCTCGTGCAGCAGAACTTAGCATAAAACGGGGGCTTTCCGGGAAATCAGGGCGTTCAACACCGGCGTTACACCCAACAACGACCACAACTATACAACTATAACAACAGCAGCTACACAATTACACAAATACAACAACGACAGCAgctacacaacaacaacaacgaccACAAAGACACGGTCCCCGCTCACAGCGCAGGTACAGGGTCCGAACCCCCTCTTATTATCAATGTTCAAGAAATATTCAAGAAAATTAGCGTGAGGCCTTACCAGCCgcgtagaggctgttactgcaataaacaaaagcaaataACCGATTAATCAACGGAGATATTGGTGAGCGGctgtccacaaatatttgaCCATTAAGTGTGTCGCTGTGTCATGGTGGAGGCAGCTTTCGCTTTCGGTTTCTctttagaaagagagagagagcgggagagggagaaggagataaagaggaggagagagagagaaagtgtgagagagagagagatgaagagggggagagagagaaattgagagagagagagataatataTGTGAAAGCTCGTGTTGTGGGGAGACCGTTAAACTGCTCTGCACATTTACACGAGACCAACGCCTTCCTCCTGAAGACAATAGCCAAGGTAAGACGGCATTAAactcagtaataataataataacaataataatgctTATAACAGAGGGTTCGTGGTGAAATGTATGGAGACAGAGATATAACCGATAAAGAATGTGTCATGTGTGGTTCTGTGTAGCACCCAGAAAGGGTTCTGCTTTTGTAACAGGATGGACACAGTAACAGTAACATTTCACCCGGCGCATGGTTCCAGTTTAAACACAGATTTTACTGAAGAACCACTGAAAAAGCCTCTAGTTTATTAGACCTTTACCTTCTCACATTCCCACACCACTGCAGTGTGTATTGGAGCTGAATGGGATTAAGGTTTTGGATCATGcttaacattaaataaagcaACAACATTAAAGTCCCTCTTTATTGgtgctgaaaaaaatgaaagaaatgccCTTAAGataaaaaatacagttattCATGCGGTAAACAACCAGCTGCAGTTGTTTATTCCCCAGTAGGACCCTATTTTTACCTTTCTCTGTTACTGTTATTGCTGAAGggtgtatgtggtgtgtgtgtgtgggggggattTTTAGGCTTTTGCACAAGTTTTAATTTCAGTTTCTGGTTTGAGATTAGAGTTTCATTTCACAGTGAACAGTAACATAACACACCTCCTGTAAAGCTCTCACTAATATATTATCCTTTATTTGATGTTGTTCATATTGCAGTCTAACATCGTGttgtttttaaagctgtgtaCATCACACACTAATTCCCTGGAAAATCAAAAACACTTGGGAAACATTGCAGACACATAACACTCTTCTCTGAACTTGTGGTGCGGGTTTTGAGGAATCAGGAAGTAGATGTGAAGATAACAGTTTTTCAATTAAGAATACACACTCCCAGAGTGTCTCTGGGAGCAGCATCAAACCAGTCGTTATGAGCCTGAAGACTCTGAATACTAGGATCCACTGTTGTGCTGAGACACTGGGTTGTGATGGGGTGTGAAAACAGGATGCAGAAAAGAGTGGTTCGCTTATTGTCCACTGTGACACAAACAGAAAGCATGGTGTGGAAACACAGGGACTGGGCACGGCTACAGGGTTGACGGCTACACGGCTACAATGAGACAAGGTTAAGAATGACAAAACCAGAGACTAAGAGCTAGAAACAAAGATTAACTCGACCATAACTCACGTCAAAAAGTGCAGAGCCAAAGACAAGtcactgtgttgtgtttggatTGTGATCAGATGTCCAGTGAGATGAAAGAGCCCATTTGTCTGATCAGCAACGACTCCGAGGGACGCCTCTGTGTCCAGGACGATGCGAAAGCTGTTCTGGATAAGATCACACAGccggtggtggtggtgagtgtGGTGGGACTCTACCGCACAGGGAAGTCTTACCTCATGAACCACCTCGCTGGACAACAGACTGGTAAGAACACGTTTTTATGAAAGTATTTGAGTTCCTCTTTGTGAATATTTGTCCCAATAAACAGTTTCAGATCCTCTTACAATACGCGATTAAACAGAAATGCTGCAGTGAAATCACACACTGTTGTTTAATGAAGATTAGGTACACAATAGAGTACTGTACTCCATCAATATCAGCAACAGCTTGTGCAAAGAAACATCCACAATGATGCAACACCACCTAGTGGATTAGTGGATGAATTAACATCCAAACAGGGTTTAGAAACCTTTGCTCCAGTATGCTTAGAATTTCATGTGCGGAGTGGATTCAAACAAAGGAAATGCTGGGtctaaacaaacacacgcacgcacacagacacacgcaagcacacacaaacagtttgGAATTTATTGACCTCTGCTCATATTTCTCTCTGGTCCATGAACATGAGTGTTTATAATAatctataatataatattaaatacatcTGTACCATGTCATGTGTTTGTAATTACAGTGTTTCCATAGATATGtgatgttttctgtgtgtgtgtgtgtgtgttgaggctTTGCTCTGGGCAGCACCATCGAGTCGAAGACTAAAGGGATCTGGATGTGGTGTGTGCCACACCCTTCTAAACCTGGACACACTCTGGTCCTGCTGGACACTGAGGGACTGGGGGACGTGGACAAGGTGAGGACAGCAGCACAATGGCGGCACATTTTtacagttgttttatttcatttagttAATGTTTTGATGTTCTTTGCACTGAATGGACACAGAGGTAGTTTAGTGATTGTATGATGCCACCAAAGTACAAGGGGGAGGAGTTAAATGCAACATTTTAAGGCAAATAATAAATCCTCCcacattgtatttatttattacacataAACCCAATATGGTATTTTGCTGAGGACAGCAGTTGTTCGCAGTGTGGTGTTGCTTTATGGTTGGTGTGGTATAGTGGTAACACCATTGGGTCCCTGGTGAGAGACCTGGGTGCGAATCCCGGCCTGGGGTACCAGTCTGTGCTGCACCAGTATCCAGAGTCCTTGGGCAATgtatgccataaatgtaaatgtgttgtgattattttcagggCGATGAAAAGCACGACACCTGGATCTTCTGCCTCGCTGTCCTCCTCAGCAGCACACTGGTCTACAACAGCCTTGGGGTTATCGACAACCATGCCCTGGAGAAACTGCAGTATCCTTCACTCTCGCCTTACCGTGTATATTAGTCAGAATATCCTTTGTAAGGTGGTTTCTCAAATCGTTCAGCTCTACTCCCAGAAGCAGTGATCTTCCTGAACAGTGCCCCCTACAGTTATGTTACGGAACTGACTGAGAATATTCGTGTGAAGGCCCATGGCAGCGACGAGGATGACGCAGCTGAGTTCATGCGTGTGTTTCCCACATTTATTTGGGCAGTGAGGGATTTCACTCTACAGCTGATTAAAGATGGACAGGACATTACCGCTGACCAGTACCTGGAGGGAGCTTTGCAGCTCAAACCTGGTACAAAACTCTAAATACCACCTAAAGTTTCAGCACATCTGTTCACCCTGCATTTCTCCTGAAGTGACAGGCATCATACTGTGTACATTTCACAGCAAATGACCTGTGGTATGGAGGAATGATGATGAAGACCATTGAACTtgcatttaaacattatttttaggTACGTTTATGGAGTCTAAGGCACTTGTAAATAAAGGcctttttcctgttttctttATCTCCAGGTCGTTCCAAGCAGATAGAGCAGTACAATCTGCCCAGGCGGTGTTTGCGGAACTTCTTTGCAGAGCGACGGTGTTTTGTTTTCCCGAGGCCAGCaaaagacagtgacctgaggaggaTGGAGGAGCTGACGGAGGATGATCTGGATCTTACCTTTCGAGAGCAGGCTGAAGTCTTCTGCTCCTACATCTTCACCAACTCCAAACCCAAAACCGTTACCGGGGGACGAACTCTCACAGGAGCGGGTCAGtacacactccccacagactcACCTGGCAAAGGCCTTCACTCTATACAGCCTTAATTCAATTTCCCCCAACCATTATCCAGCCTCTCCTTTTTGTTCACAATTAAAACTGTTTTTGTTACTGCACGTTTAACACTGACCTACaccagtcagccataacattaaagccacttcTTTGTTTCTGCTCTAATTGTTAGACTGtaattaatattgagagttttaaaaacaggcACAGAATTTAGAAGCATGAAACTTTttgcggcagtccttcacaatgcgacacacattcacacattcactcacacatcctcacacctatggacacttttgagtctccagtccacctaccaacgtgtgtttttagaatATTAATGGTAGTATGAGTGGTGGAGAGTGACACTCCTCTATGTGAATGGTGTTCTGTAGTTCTGGGAAGTCTGGCAGATGTGTATGTGGAGGCGATTCGGAGCGGAAGTGTGCCATGCCTGGAGAATGCCGTGGAGACTCTGGCGCTGATTCAGAACGGACGCGCGGTGGACCAGGCTCTGGAGGCATACATGAGCCAGCTGTTTAAAGACCTGCGTTTACCTGTGGACCCCACAGAGCTCTCACAGATCCACTCTGCAGCAGAGAAGCACGCTGTGGAGGTGTTCATCAAATCATCCTTTAACGACAGTGAGCAGACGGCTCAGCTGGAGCtcatggtacacacacacacacacagacacacccacatacacacacacacacacacacacacaaacacactgaaatgACTCATAagaaaaatctctctctctcactctactctttccctctcctgtCTTTCACggtctctctcttcctctccctctgctTTGTACTGTCTCTTACcccttccccctctctctctctgtctgtctctctctctctctctctctctctctctctagaggAAGATCCAGAGAGAGTATGAGTCGTTCTCTATTCAGAACCAGGAGGAGTGTTTGAATGAGTGTCGTTCAGTACTGGAGCAAGTCTTTTCTCCTCTGGAAGAAGCTCTGGCTGAAGGCGTCTTCATGCATTCAGGAGGATACCAGGAGTATCGTGAAACACTCTCAGCTCACACGCAGGAATACAGGGAGCGcacagggtcacagataatggtGTGTCTGCACACACTGGttatttcaaattattttgtGACTTATTTAAGAGCTGTGGGGGCCAAACAAGCAAATcacaaatcaaaaaaaaaaatggttacAACTTAATTTAGTAAAttcagcttttccactgcatggtatctaCTCAGCTCCGCACGGCTCGGCTCgcattagttttattattattcatttttttgtggtcacatttgtttttatccaactctCAACAGCAGCTCATAATATAAAACTGTGATGTTTTGCAGTGTTTCAAGTGCTACTTGAATTTTTGGCCGACAAACAACTCCAGCAGGAACtgtgtgtaaaaatgaaaacaactcTGTGTTCAggcccaaaaaaacacaacacgtaAATAGAGCCTAATATTACCACTGCCAGTACTGTAGTTTTCAAAGCACATTCAGCAGCACATGAGTCTAATTTCACCATGGCAACTAGCAAGAGTCCACCAGAGGAGTATAAAAGTTCCGCATATCCATGTGCAGTgatatgatgtgtgtgtttgtgttacagAGTGAGGAAGTGTTGAGTCAGTACCTCAAGGAAAAGGAAATGTTTGCAAAGACTATTCTCTTAGCAGATCAAAGTCTCTCTGAAGCAGACCAGAGAATGGAAggtgaacacagacacacatatatgcacatacacacatcttccccctctctctctctctcacacacacacacacacacatttgcattctcttccttttctttattttgtacatgttttctctgtgtctcagaGGAGCGTTTGCACAGAGAGCGATTGCAGCAGAAGCAGAAGGCCCTGGAAGAGCAGAACCGGCTGCAGGAGCAGGTCTTTGAAGACCAGAAGAGAACTTATGAAGAGCACTTAAACCAGCTCCTGGAACgcatggagagggagagagagagagcaagggaggACAATGAGCGAGTGCTGGAAGCCAAACTGAAAGTAAGGGATGACAGAGTCTGGAAAAACTGGTTCTGTACATGTTCTTTACTGATCCTCAAAGAGCTGTCAGCCATTTTCCCCAGTGTCTTCTTTATGTTATAAAATATGTTATACTGACaactagtggcctggatgtagcagagattctgtactagaCCCTTTAACATCCTGCTGCTACCATGTGGAGGACCCGTTTTATGaagcaaaaatgtatttatttgtgaattacAAAGTGGTTTGATTTTTCTTCTGAAGTGGATTACACTTTggagaaaccaaaattaaaaaaagataaatgacAACAATCATAAAATTGTT
This window of the Hoplias malabaricus isolate fHopMal1 chromosome Y, fHopMal1.hap1, whole genome shotgun sequence genome carries:
- the LOC136677924 gene encoding guanylate-binding protein 1-like → MSSEMKEPICLISNDSEGRLCVQDDAKAVLDKITQPVVVVSVVGLYRTGKSYLMNHLAGQQTGFALGSTIESKTKGIWMWCVPHPSKPGHTLVLLDTEGLGDVDKGDEKHDTWIFCLAVLLSSTLVYNSLGVIDNHALEKLHYVTELTENIRVKAHGSDEDDAAEFMRVFPTFIWAVRDFTLQLIKDGQDITADQYLEGALQLKPGRSKQIEQYNLPRRCLRNFFAERRCFVFPRPAKDSDLRRMEELTEDDLDLTFREQAEVFCSYIFTNSKPKTVTGGRTLTGAVLGSLADVYVEAIRSGSVPCLENAVETLALIQNGRAVDQALEAYMSQLFKDLRLPVDPTELSQIHSAAEKHAVEVFIKSSFNDSEQTAQLELMRKIQREYESFSIQNQEECLNECRSVLEQVFSPLEEALAEGVFMHSGGYQEYRETLSAHTQEYRERTGSQIMSEEVLSQYLKEKEMFAKTILLADQSLSEADQRMEEERLHRERLQQKQKALEEQNRLQEQVFEDQKRTYEEHLNQLLERMERERERAREDNERVLEAKLKEQRALLEQDFRDGADSMQKEIDRLKGEMKNNDESKRSTLSKVVDTVGTAAGFLLPGFLSKAVGFGASFLSRWL